From a single Vicinamibacteria bacterium genomic region:
- a CDS encoding secondary thiamine-phosphate synthase enzyme YjbQ, with the protein MTIVTDTVAVSTRGDAEILDLTDEVQAVVSRHGFDHGQALVFVSGSTAGVTTLEYEAGLLKDLPAAFERIAPRGIAYAHEAAWHDGNGHSHVRASLLGPSLTVPFREGRLLLGTWQQIVLVDFDNRPRRREVVVQLSGEAAPR; encoded by the coding sequence ATGACGATCGTGACCGACACCGTGGCCGTGTCCACACGGGGGGACGCGGAAATCCTAGACCTGACGGACGAGGTTCAGGCCGTGGTCTCCCGCCACGGTTTTGACCACGGTCAGGCCTTGGTGTTCGTCTCCGGATCCACGGCCGGGGTCACCACTCTCGAGTACGAGGCGGGCCTGCTCAAAGACCTACCCGCCGCTTTCGAGCGAATCGCGCCGCGGGGGATCGCTTACGCGCACGAGGCCGCTTGGCACGATGGGAATGGCCATTCCCATGTGCGGGCAAGCCTCCTCGGCCCTTCCCTCACCGTCCCCTTCCGCGAGGGGCGACTGCTGCTCGGGACCTGGCAGCAGATCGTACTCGTCGACTTCGACAACCGGCCACGGCGGCGCGAGGTGGTGGTGCAGCTCTCGGGCGAAGCCGCTCCCCGGTGA
- a CDS encoding Mut7-C RNAse domain-containing protein: MTRRRIEDGYRRRFWALLALVRPRRLEFGVDLLLERAREKSAREGIALARALAFVYEFTRVRVERRLRLMEGCGLGSRVEKGFAGTPPRFLCDSSLGGLARWLRAAGYEARQGAAGSGDRLLEEAAGGGFVLLTSDSRLLDRRPLRECAVPALWIPSAFSKREQLAMLMRDLGLQPRAARCMACGGELQPTPKESVLARIPPRTALWKNEYFVCAGCNRLFWRGTHWERISGALRVAAGT, translated from the coding sequence ATGACGCGCCGCCGCATCGAAGACGGCTACCGGCGTCGATTCTGGGCCCTCCTTGCCCTCGTCCGTCCACGCCGGCTGGAATTCGGCGTGGATTTGCTCCTCGAGCGGGCGCGGGAAAAGAGCGCCCGCGAGGGGATCGCTCTGGCTCGCGCCCTGGCTTTCGTCTACGAGTTCACGCGGGTCCGGGTGGAGCGGCGGTTGCGGCTCATGGAAGGGTGCGGGCTCGGGAGCCGAGTGGAAAAGGGGTTCGCCGGGACGCCCCCGCGGTTCCTTTGCGATTCGAGTCTGGGAGGCCTCGCGCGTTGGCTGAGAGCGGCCGGCTACGAGGCCCGTCAGGGGGCAGCCGGATCGGGGGACCGCCTTCTGGAGGAGGCGGCGGGCGGGGGCTTCGTGCTCTTGACGAGCGACAGCCGTCTGCTGGACCGTCGTCCCCTCCGCGAGTGTGCCGTGCCCGCACTTTGGATTCCCTCCGCCTTTAGCAAGCGCGAGCAGCTCGCGATGCTGATGCGGGACCTGGGCCTCCAACCGCGGGCCGCGCGTTGCATGGCCTGCGGAGGGGAGCTACAGCCAACGCCCAAAGAGTCTGTGCTCGCGCGCATCCCGCCCCGCACCGCGCTCTGGAAGAACGAATACTTCGTCTGCGCGGGCTGCAATCGACTCTTCTGGCGGGGCACCCACTGGGAGCGGATTTCGGGCGCCCTCCGGGTGGCGGCGGGAACGTGA
- a CDS encoding HEAT repeat domain-containing protein: MRFRSSLLASLLPTFAVSALLLLGLEGLARFREPKRPAPPVADYIWDWAGKMEGDFYTMRSEAVGWPPWEEFNRDGLRDRRHPLEKPEGFRRVVVLGDSVTLGDGIRPYEAFPQLLEARLRAEGQRIEVLNVALWGWSTRQERIAYARIARKYRPDDVVLAVCLNDIPELQNNLSRPPRLLAVLHERSALVRRLVNAQGREIGRVEELFLDRESPRVREAMARFFAEVRTLRSEVEADGARFAMIVFPFRFQVEVEAPVPSVQQETTSFCSAEGLRCLDLLPAFRAAGPSAFLDYDHLSPAGAVLTVDSMRASELLPRLPSDMEILRTHLGPREADVSALTEALSDRDPALRAAAAYGLTTIGSAASAGAPRLAEALRRDEAEAVRSAAARALGSLGMAAKAAVPALFEALSDPREGVRWSAADALSKMDLAGLEAVAPLAAALRSPDSYVRGFAAWTLGNLGSAARDAVPALVQALGEAEGAPTVEAALARIGPAAAEAVPALLLDLKHKEGGRRWRAARTLGRLGPAARAAVPGLIEALSDPEEMVRAHAARALGRIGLEARPAAAALQRATGDPDDSVRREARGALDKLH; this comes from the coding sequence GTGAGGTTTCGCTCCTCCCTCCTGGCCAGCCTCCTTCCGACCTTCGCCGTCAGCGCCCTTCTGCTCCTCGGCCTAGAAGGCCTCGCCCGTTTTCGGGAGCCGAAGCGGCCCGCCCCCCCCGTCGCGGACTACATCTGGGACTGGGCGGGCAAGATGGAGGGCGACTTTTACACGATGCGCTCCGAAGCCGTCGGCTGGCCGCCCTGGGAGGAGTTCAACCGCGACGGCCTGCGCGACCGCCGGCATCCCTTGGAGAAGCCTGAGGGGTTCCGTCGGGTCGTGGTCTTGGGGGACAGCGTGACGCTGGGAGACGGGATACGGCCCTACGAGGCCTTTCCCCAGTTGCTGGAAGCGCGCCTGCGGGCGGAGGGGCAGCGGATCGAGGTGCTGAACGTGGCCCTCTGGGGCTGGTCCACCCGCCAGGAGCGCATCGCCTATGCCCGCATCGCTCGGAAGTACCGGCCAGACGATGTAGTGCTGGCGGTTTGCTTGAACGACATCCCCGAGCTCCAAAACAACCTGAGTCGGCCACCGCGGCTCCTGGCCGTGCTCCACGAACGCTCGGCCCTGGTAAGGAGGCTGGTGAACGCCCAGGGCCGCGAGATCGGCCGGGTGGAAGAGCTGTTCCTGGACCGCGAGTCGCCGCGGGTGCGCGAGGCGATGGCACGTTTCTTTGCCGAGGTGCGGACCTTGCGCTCCGAGGTCGAGGCTGACGGCGCCCGCTTCGCGATGATCGTATTCCCCTTCCGCTTCCAGGTGGAGGTGGAGGCGCCCGTGCCTTCGGTCCAACAGGAGACCACGTCCTTCTGCAGCGCGGAAGGGTTGCGCTGCCTCGATCTCCTGCCCGCCTTCCGGGCGGCAGGGCCCTCCGCGTTCCTGGACTATGACCACCTCAGCCCGGCGGGTGCCGTTCTCACCGTCGACTCCATGCGGGCCAGCGAGCTCCTGCCCCGCCTCCCCTCCGACATGGAAATCCTGCGGACACACCTGGGCCCGAGGGAGGCGGACGTTTCGGCGCTCACGGAGGCTCTCTCGGACAGAGATCCCGCTCTAAGGGCGGCCGCCGCCTACGGCCTGACCACGATCGGTTCCGCCGCCTCCGCGGGCGCCCCGCGGCTGGCCGAGGCTCTCCGCCGGGACGAGGCGGAGGCGGTACGATCCGCGGCGGCGCGGGCGCTGGGGTCATTGGGCATGGCGGCGAAGGCAGCGGTCCCGGCCCTCTTCGAAGCCCTGAGCGACCCCCGGGAGGGCGTTCGCTGGTCGGCCGCGGACGCGCTCTCGAAGATGGATCTGGCCGGCTTGGAGGCCGTGGCTCCTCTGGCGGCCGCCCTGCGGAGCCCCGACAGTTACGTGAGGGGCTTTGCGGCCTGGACGCTCGGCAACCTGGGGTCGGCGGCTCGGGACGCGGTCCCCGCGCTGGTGCAGGCCTTGGGCGAGGCGGAGGGGGCCCCGACCGTGGAGGCGGCGCTGGCGCGCATCGGACCCGCGGCGGCGGAGGCCGTTCCTGCCCTCCTCCTCGACCTCAAGCATAAGGAGGGGGGTCGCCGCTGGCGGGCGGCGCGGACGCTGGGCCGCTTGGGTCCGGCCGCCCGCGCCGCGGTGCCCGGTCTGATCGAGGCCCTGAGCGACCCCGAGGAGATGGTGCGCGCGCACGCCGCCCGGGCCCTCGGGCGCATAGGCCTGGAGGCGCGGCCGGCCGCGGCCGCCCTGCAACGCGCGACCGGCGACCCCGACGATTCGGTTCGCCGAGAGGCGCGGGGAGCCCTCGACAAGCTGCACTGA
- a CDS encoding enoyl-CoA hydratase-related protein — MSTTDVVRYREDKGIGWITLNRPEALNALNTDVLQRLVSLLDSARTDDRVRAVIVTGAGDKAFSAGADVAFLNQGTPLEVRDFARLAVTVNHKIETLGKVVVAAINGYALGGGLELAEACTLRLAVRHARLGHPEVRIGAFAGFGGTTRFPRLIGKGRAAEFLLTGSLMSADEAQRLGLVNRVADPEKLIQETETLVLDILSQAPISVRMTWEALHRGLNLTQEESTLLGADYFGLVASTRDFREGTRAFLEKTRPSFDGT; from the coding sequence GTGTCGACCACTGACGTCGTACGGTACCGGGAAGACAAGGGCATCGGTTGGATCACCCTGAATCGCCCGGAGGCGCTCAATGCCCTGAACACGGACGTCCTCCAACGCCTCGTATCCCTGCTCGATAGCGCTCGAACAGATGACCGGGTCAGAGCCGTGATAGTGACCGGAGCCGGCGACAAGGCGTTCTCGGCTGGCGCCGATGTCGCTTTCCTCAATCAAGGGACGCCGCTTGAGGTCCGGGACTTTGCCCGGCTGGCGGTGACGGTGAACCACAAAATCGAAACGCTGGGGAAAGTCGTCGTAGCCGCCATCAACGGCTACGCCCTCGGCGGTGGCCTGGAACTAGCCGAAGCGTGCACGCTCCGCCTGGCCGTTCGTCATGCCCGGCTGGGGCATCCCGAGGTGCGGATCGGGGCATTTGCCGGCTTTGGCGGCACCACGAGATTCCCTCGCCTCATCGGCAAGGGACGCGCCGCAGAATTCCTGCTCACCGGAAGTCTGATGAGCGCGGACGAGGCCCAGCGCTTGGGGCTCGTCAACCGGGTGGCCGATCCAGAGAAGCTGATCCAGGAAACCGAAACCCTCGTCCTCGACATCCTGTCCCAGGCGCCCATCTCGGTCAGGATGACGTGGGAGGCACTTCACCGCGGTCTGAATCTGACCCAGGAGGAATCGACTCTGCTTGGCGCCGACTACTTCGGGCTGGTGGCCTCGACGAGAGACTTCCGGGAAGGGACACGCGCGTTTCTGGAGAAGACCCGTCCTTCCTTCGATGGAACCTGA
- a CDS encoding adenosine deaminase family protein — MPLTDIVPLLPKTDLHVHLDGSIRLSTLIDLAGRARVPLPSETPEGLKALVFRARYRDLQEYLEGFRYTVAVLQDAEALERVAFELAEDCQAEGVRYLEVRFAPQLHARPGLEVADVVRAVDRGLRRAAAQFNARPEVTSGAEPRFVAGMILCALRFFRSEFSAGYDRFLKALPEAPPSEVYAAASMEVARAAARLRHEEGLLVVGIDLAGQEKGYPAEGHRLAYQVAHEAFLGKTVHAGEDYGPESIFQAIGDLHADRVGHGTWLFDETKIRDPRITDRRAYVEALAEFIADKRITIEVCLTSNQQTVPELATDLRKHPFGEMRRRRLSTTFCTDNRLVSHTTVTSEIIRAIEAFALSPREIRDMLIYGFKRSFFPGTYLEKRAYVREVIDYADRVLARLGQGPLPPA; from the coding sequence TTGCCGCTGACCGACATCGTCCCCCTGCTCCCCAAGACGGACCTGCATGTTCATTTGGACGGATCGATCCGCCTCTCGACTCTGATCGATCTGGCCGGGAGAGCGCGCGTCCCCCTTCCTTCCGAGACCCCGGAGGGGCTCAAGGCGCTCGTGTTTCGAGCGCGCTACCGCGATCTTCAGGAGTACCTGGAAGGGTTCCGGTACACGGTGGCCGTGCTTCAAGATGCCGAGGCCCTGGAGCGGGTAGCCTTCGAGTTGGCGGAGGACTGCCAGGCGGAAGGCGTTCGCTACCTCGAGGTCCGCTTCGCCCCGCAGCTCCACGCCCGGCCGGGCCTAGAGGTGGCGGACGTGGTGCGGGCCGTGGACCGGGGTTTGCGGCGGGCGGCGGCCCAGTTCAACGCCCGGCCGGAAGTGACCTCGGGCGCGGAGCCGCGCTTCGTGGCGGGGATGATCCTCTGTGCCCTGCGCTTCTTCCGCTCCGAGTTCTCGGCTGGCTACGACCGCTTTCTCAAGGCCCTTCCCGAGGCGCCCCCGTCCGAGGTCTACGCCGCGGCCAGCATGGAGGTGGCCCGTGCGGCCGCCCGCCTGCGCCACGAGGAGGGGCTCTTGGTGGTGGGGATCGACCTGGCCGGCCAGGAGAAGGGCTACCCCGCGGAGGGCCACCGCCTGGCCTATCAGGTCGCGCACGAGGCTTTCCTGGGCAAGACGGTTCATGCCGGGGAGGACTACGGGCCGGAGTCCATTTTCCAAGCCATCGGAGACCTTCATGCGGACCGGGTGGGCCACGGCACCTGGCTCTTCGACGAGACCAAGATCCGCGACCCCCGCATCACGGACCGCAGGGCCTATGTGGAAGCCCTGGCGGAGTTCATCGCCGACAAGCGCATCACCATCGAGGTCTGCCTCACCTCTAACCAGCAGACCGTGCCGGAGCTCGCCACCGACCTGCGCAAGCATCCCTTTGGGGAGATGCGCCGCCGTCGGCTCTCGACCACATTCTGCACGGACAACCGCCTCGTCTCGCACACCACCGTGACCAGCGAGATCATCCGCGCCATCGAGGCTTTCGCCCTCAGCCCGCGCGAGATCCGGGACATGCTCATATACGGGTTCAAGCGCAGCTTTTTCCCGGGAACCTACCTGGAGAAGCGGGCCTACGTCCGGGAGGTCATCGACTACGCGGATCGAGTGCTGGCGCGGCTGGGCCAGGGGCCGCTGCCCCCGGCCTGA
- a CDS encoding substrate-binding domain-containing protein codes for MNLRLAFLLALAPLVVTGCQRGAETKGQLTVAMMPKNKGNPYFVSCHKGAQEAAGPLGVKLLWDGPTETDPAKQNEVVEAWITRGVDVIAVSVENKEAISTALRKARGQGIKVVTWDADAEHDARDLFVNQATPEGIADVLLEQTARILGGKGSFAIITASLTAANQNEWIKHIRELLGAKYAGLTLVDVRPSDDDRKRAFDETQTLLKVHPEVKVVMAIASPAIPGAAEAVKQSGRADVKVTGLGLPNASRPYLKDGVLDSVVLWNTMDLGYLTIQVASALAKGTLKPGQTSFTAGRLGPLTVAGDNVLLGQPFTFTKENVDHFDF; via the coding sequence ATGAACCTCCGCCTGGCTTTCCTCCTCGCTCTGGCCCCCCTCGTCGTGACCGGCTGCCAGCGCGGCGCGGAGACGAAGGGGCAGTTGACGGTGGCCATGATGCCCAAGAACAAAGGCAACCCGTACTTCGTGAGCTGCCACAAGGGCGCCCAGGAGGCGGCTGGCCCGCTCGGGGTGAAGCTGCTCTGGGACGGCCCGACCGAGACCGACCCCGCCAAGCAGAACGAGGTCGTAGAGGCCTGGATCACGCGGGGCGTCGACGTGATCGCGGTGAGCGTCGAGAACAAAGAGGCGATCTCAACCGCGCTGCGCAAGGCGCGCGGCCAGGGGATCAAGGTTGTGACTTGGGACGCCGACGCCGAGCACGACGCGCGCGACCTTTTCGTCAACCAGGCGACACCGGAGGGGATAGCCGACGTCCTGCTCGAGCAAACGGCGCGGATCCTCGGCGGAAAGGGCTCCTTCGCGATCATCACCGCTTCCCTCACGGCCGCGAACCAGAACGAATGGATCAAGCACATCCGGGAACTCCTGGGCGCGAAGTACGCGGGCCTCACCCTTGTTGACGTCCGCCCCAGCGACGACGACCGTAAGCGCGCTTTCGACGAGACCCAGACGCTGCTCAAGGTGCATCCCGAGGTCAAGGTTGTGATGGCGATCGCCTCCCCCGCCATCCCCGGAGCGGCAGAGGCGGTGAAGCAGTCGGGTCGCGCGGACGTCAAGGTCACGGGGCTCGGACTGCCGAACGCTTCGCGGCCCTACCTCAAGGACGGCGTCCTCGACTCCGTCGTGCTTTGGAACACGATGGACCTTGGCTATCTCACCATCCAGGTAGCGAGCGCCCTGGCCAAAGGCACCTTGAAGCCCGGGCAGACGAGCTTCACCGCCGGCCGGCTGGGCCCGCTCACAGTCGCTGGCGACAACGTGCTGCTCGGCCAGCCGTTCACGTTCACCAAGGAGAACGTGGATCACTTCGATTTCTAG
- a CDS encoding trypsin-like peptidase domain-containing protein → MTLAFPVARNDKVPGGPQTASPPVDDRPLLDAYSDAVTRAVEAVASSVVNLEVGRGGGSGFLLTPDGFALTNSHVVQGSRSVRVRLSDGHSLPASVIGDDPDTDLAVVRFDPPGLLPVRLGDSRALRVGQLVVAIGNPYGFQCSVTTGVVSALGRSLRAQSGRLMDNLIQTDAALNPGNSGGPLVSSRGEVIGVNTAVILPAQGICFAIPIHTAQFVAGRLIKDGKIRRGHLGLGGQTVPLPRSVVRAQALEAETGVLVISVEPRSPAAAAGVAAGDVIVGFAGHSVAGVDDLQRVLADGPVGTSARLTLLRKAEKRTLEVVPRE, encoded by the coding sequence ATGACTCTCGCATTTCCGGTGGCCCGTAACGACAAGGTCCCGGGGGGGCCGCAGACGGCTTCCCCTCCCGTCGACGATCGCCCGCTCCTCGACGCTTATTCAGATGCCGTCACGCGCGCGGTGGAGGCGGTGGCATCCTCGGTGGTCAACCTTGAAGTCGGGCGTGGAGGCGGCTCCGGATTCTTGCTCACCCCGGACGGGTTTGCCTTGACCAACAGCCATGTCGTGCAGGGGTCGCGGTCGGTCCGGGTCCGCCTCTCCGACGGGCACTCCTTGCCCGCGAGCGTGATTGGCGACGATCCCGACACCGATTTGGCCGTGGTTCGGTTCGACCCTCCTGGCCTTCTCCCGGTGCGGCTCGGTGACTCGCGCGCCCTCCGCGTGGGTCAGCTCGTGGTGGCCATCGGCAACCCCTACGGCTTTCAGTGCTCGGTGACCACAGGGGTGGTGAGCGCGCTCGGTCGCTCCCTGCGCGCGCAGTCGGGCCGGCTGATGGACAACCTCATCCAGACCGACGCCGCCCTGAACCCCGGCAATTCCGGGGGCCCGCTCGTTTCCTCGCGGGGCGAGGTCATCGGCGTCAACACCGCCGTCATCCTGCCCGCCCAGGGGATTTGTTTCGCCATTCCCATCCATACCGCGCAGTTCGTGGCCGGTCGGCTCATCAAGGACGGAAAGATCCGCCGGGGCCACTTGGGCCTCGGCGGGCAGACCGTTCCCCTCCCGCGCAGCGTGGTCCGCGCCCAGGCCCTGGAGGCGGAGACCGGCGTGCTCGTGATCTCGGTGGAACCTCGGAGCCCGGCCGCGGCGGCGGGGGTCGCGGCGGGAGACGTGATCGTGGGCTTCGCCGGCCACAGCGTGGCCGGCGTCGATGACTTGCAGCGGGTGCTCGCGGATGGGCCGGTGGGGACGAGCGCGCGTCTTACCTTGCTGCGGAAGGCGGAGAAGAGGACCCTGGAGGTTGTGCCCCGGGAGTGA
- a CDS encoding M50 family metallopeptidase, whose product MTSALRRIILPLLVALLTVAGWSSFLVYPLKIFVVFLHEISHGLAALASGGSIRAIGLTFDEGGVCVTEGGSRFLILNAGYLGSLVWGALLLVLATRTRRSREIVGVIGAFTLVVTLVYVRSAFGLVYGLATGAGLLLVAGKLPRAVSDVLLTAMGVVSCLYAVVDVGSDVLTRTVPGSDASALALLTGLPPLFWGLLWTAVSVAVVGLTLRFVVRGPSLR is encoded by the coding sequence GTGACTTCCGCCCTGCGCCGGATCATCCTTCCCCTCCTCGTGGCCCTCCTGACCGTGGCCGGCTGGTCTTCCTTCCTAGTCTATCCCCTGAAGATCTTCGTGGTGTTCCTCCACGAGATCTCGCACGGGCTGGCCGCCCTGGCCAGCGGGGGGTCCATCCGCGCCATCGGCCTCACTTTCGACGAGGGAGGGGTCTGCGTCACCGAAGGCGGGTCGCGCTTCCTTATCCTTAACGCGGGCTACCTGGGCAGCCTGGTCTGGGGGGCCCTGCTCCTCGTGCTCGCAACCCGCACGCGTCGGAGCCGGGAGATCGTGGGGGTCATCGGTGCCTTCACCCTGGTGGTGACGCTGGTATACGTGCGCTCCGCCTTCGGCCTCGTTTACGGCCTCGCGACGGGGGCGGGCTTGCTGCTGGTCGCCGGGAAACTGCCCCGCGCCGTTTCCGATGTCCTCCTCACTGCCATGGGCGTGGTGAGCTGCCTCTACGCGGTGGTAGATGTGGGCTCGGATGTGTTGACGCGCACCGTCCCCGGCAGCGATGCCAGCGCCTTGGCCCTCCTCACCGGCCTTCCTCCCCTGTTCTGGGGTCTTCTCTGGACCGCGGTCTCGGTGGCCGTGGTCGGGCTGACCCTGCGCTTCGTGGTCCGAGGTCCCTCGCTTCGTTGA
- a CDS encoding toxin, with protein sequence MNLRKLRMLELLEFIEAPRFTQLLPDYLGDDDYGELQIHLANDPEAGEVIQGTGGFRKVRWADPRRGHGRRGGLRVIYYYFEQDMQIWFLTLYGKDEVVDLSPKEKRLLKAAINEETRQRARRRALRRK encoded by the coding sequence ATGAACCTACGCAAGTTGCGTATGCTTGAATTGCTGGAGTTCATCGAGGCGCCGCGCTTCACGCAGCTCCTGCCCGACTATTTGGGCGACGACGACTACGGAGAGTTGCAGATCCATCTCGCGAATGACCCCGAGGCGGGGGAGGTCATCCAAGGCACGGGGGGCTTTCGCAAAGTGCGGTGGGCGGACCCGAGGAGGGGTCACGGTCGGAGAGGTGGCCTGAGGGTGATCTACTACTACTTCGAACAGGACATGCAGATCTGGTTTCTCACGTTGTACGGGAAGGACGAGGTTGTGGATCTCAGCCCGAAGGAGAAGCGGCTCCTGAAGGCGGCGATCAATGAGGAGACGCGGCAGCGGGCCCGGCGTCGTGCCTTGAGGAGAAAGTAA
- a CDS encoding PaaI family thioesterase — translation MDAESLQDRYAPENHCFGCGPANDKGLRIKSRAEGDTLVAHWTPERQHEAFPGVLCGGIIGTLLDCHSNWTAAWHLMRKGGHATPPCTVTADYHVRLIRPTPTGAEVFLRAQVAESGPDRATVEATLEAGGKLTASCRGLFVAVREGHPAYHRW, via the coding sequence ATGGACGCTGAGAGTCTTCAGGATCGCTACGCGCCGGAGAACCACTGCTTCGGCTGCGGGCCCGCCAACGATAAAGGCCTGCGCATCAAGAGCCGGGCGGAAGGTGACACGTTGGTAGCCCACTGGACCCCCGAACGGCAGCATGAAGCCTTTCCCGGCGTCCTGTGCGGCGGGATCATCGGCACCCTCCTTGACTGCCACAGCAACTGGACCGCGGCGTGGCACCTGATGCGGAAGGGCGGCCACGCCACCCCTCCCTGCACGGTCACCGCCGACTATCACGTGCGCCTCATCCGCCCAACCCCAACCGGGGCGGAGGTATTTCTGCGCGCGCAGGTAGCGGAGTCCGGCCCCGACCGCGCCACCGTAGAGGCCACGCTCGAGGCGGGGGGCAAACTCACGGCTAGCTGTCGCGGCCTCTTTGTGGCCGTGCGCGAAGGCCATCCCGCCTATCATCGCTGGTAG
- a CDS encoding helix-turn-helix domain-containing protein, which produces MTKTVKRARKRSLFRELISGVQAMREHREGRLTLRTHEVEPIALPRLNPKLVRETREALNMSRQVFAFRLGVNPRTLERWEQGRSKPNEQAAALIWLVRKYPDTLERLESLSASA; this is translated from the coding sequence ATGACCAAGACCGTGAAGCGAGCGAGAAAGCGGAGCCTGTTCCGCGAGCTCATTTCGGGCGTCCAGGCGATGCGCGAGCACCGCGAGGGCCGGCTCACACTTCGGACCCACGAAGTCGAGCCTATCGCCCTGCCGAGGCTAAACCCGAAGCTCGTCCGTGAGACGCGCGAGGCGCTCAACATGTCGCGGCAGGTGTTCGCGTTCCGGCTAGGGGTCAATCCAAGGACTCTCGAGCGCTGGGAGCAGGGGCGCAGCAAGCCCAACGAGCAAGCAGCGGCTCTTATCTGGTTGGTGCGGAAATACCCCGATACCCTGGAACGGCTCGAATCTCTCAGCGCCTCCGCGTGA
- a CDS encoding 6-phosphofructokinase, with product MRRIGILTAGGDTPALNATIQGAVVRANRRRVEVYGFIKGFRSLLNAHVPHVHLNPLFTEIPELDATRGGTIIGASRAYVDANDKESMLQIAERLSLLKIEGLICVGGDGTLNGLQPFAELFPTVLAPKTIDNDLGLNHRNEPDEWVRIPTPESPGYRYEKTQSRTAFDLEQIVNYATPGYATSVFVSVEGVQRVRTTAESHRRIAIVEVMGRQSGYIALGTAYGQPDIVLVPEHPVNVDRLVARVRELYELQKNVVIVCGEGIVDESGQGLGDKQISHDPAGNVILTGAAEALCQLLVDHFGDAYFQNYRRAESAKAAIFTRKVGHTQRGGRPILFDRFYAAQLGGKAVDMLLEGQNNAVSILQWSRGKGFHVESYDGNAFRDRWGIIHPRNMHPSFYDAELMRPSRTGIEYLLPIFTNAIGHADVEHLRESIFDAGSLFRPYHSVNTDINKRIRYLELD from the coding sequence ATGAGGCGGATCGGGATCCTGACCGCGGGGGGAGACACCCCCGCCCTCAATGCCACCATCCAGGGAGCGGTGGTCAGGGCGAACCGGAGGCGGGTCGAGGTCTACGGCTTCATCAAGGGCTTCCGCAGCCTACTCAACGCCCACGTTCCCCACGTCCACCTGAACCCGCTCTTCACGGAGATCCCGGAGCTGGACGCCACCCGGGGAGGGACGATTATCGGGGCCTCACGGGCCTACGTAGACGCCAACGACAAGGAGTCGATGCTCCAGATCGCGGAGCGGCTCTCCCTCCTCAAGATCGAGGGGCTCATCTGCGTGGGCGGGGACGGGACCTTGAACGGTCTCCAGCCCTTCGCCGAGCTCTTCCCCACCGTGCTCGCCCCCAAGACCATCGACAACGACCTCGGCCTCAACCATCGCAACGAGCCCGACGAGTGGGTGCGCATCCCCACCCCCGAATCCCCCGGCTACCGCTACGAGAAGACGCAGTCCCGCACCGCTTTCGACCTGGAACAGATCGTCAACTACGCGACCCCCGGCTACGCCACGTCGGTTTTCGTCTCCGTGGAGGGCGTGCAGCGTGTCCGCACCACCGCGGAGAGCCACCGTCGGATCGCGATCGTTGAGGTGATGGGCCGCCAATCGGGCTACATCGCCCTCGGCACCGCCTACGGCCAGCCCGACATCGTCCTCGTACCCGAACACCCCGTCAACGTGGACAGGCTAGTGGCGCGGGTGCGGGAGCTCTACGAGCTGCAGAAAAACGTGGTCATCGTCTGCGGGGAGGGGATCGTGGACGAGAGCGGGCAGGGACTGGGGGACAAGCAGATCTCCCATGACCCCGCCGGCAACGTGATCCTCACCGGCGCCGCGGAGGCGCTTTGCCAGCTCCTCGTCGATCACTTCGGGGACGCCTACTTCCAGAACTACCGACGGGCCGAATCCGCCAAAGCAGCGATCTTCACGAGGAAGGTGGGCCATACCCAGCGGGGCGGCCGGCCCATCCTCTTCGACCGCTTCTACGCCGCCCAGCTCGGGGGCAAGGCTGTGGACATGCTCTTGGAAGGGCAAAACAACGCCGTTTCCATCCTCCAATGGAGCCGGGGCAAGGGCTTCCACGTGGAGAGCTACGACGGGAACGCCTTCCGCGACCGCTGGGGCATCATCCACCCCCGCAACATGCATCCGTCTTTCTACGACGCGGAGCTGATGCGGCCTTCTCGCACCGGCATCGAATACCTGTTGCCCATCTTCACCAACGCGATCGGCCACGCAGATGTGGAGCACCTGCGCGAAAGCATTTTCGACGCGGGCAGTCTCTTCCGCCCCTACCACTCCGTCAACACCGACATCAACAAGCGCATTCGTTACCTGGAATTGGACTGA